Part of the Methylorubrum populi genome is shown below.
GTCGAGGGCAAGATCCATCCAAAAATCTCGGCGGACGGCCCGAGCCAGAAGATCCGCAACGGCGTCGGCGTGCGCGACGGCGGACGCGTGGCGGTGTTCGCGATTTCGGAGCGCCCGGTGACCTTCGGCGCCTTCGCCCGCCTGTTCAAGGACAGCCTCGGCTGCCGCAACGCGCTGTTCCTCGACGGCAGCGTGTCGAGTCTCTACGCGCCGGGCCTCGGCCGGTCCGACCTCAGCCGCCCGCTCGGGCCGCTGGTGGGGGCTGTGGGGAAGTAGCGTCTTCCGATCCACGTCCTCATCCTCAGGTGCCGCGAAGCGGCCTCGAAGAAGGCTCCAGGGATCGCAGGGGACCTGGAGGATCCTTCGAGGCTCCGCTCTCGCTCCGCAGCTCGGGATGAGGGTCGAGGCTCAGAGAGGGGGCGTTACCGCTGCCCGAAGGCGGCACTCTTGAACAGGTCCTTGTACTGGTGCGGCTGACTGCGCCAGTACTGCTTCGGCGCCCGCACCTGCGCCCCGAGTTCGGCCGCGGCGTGCCAGGGCCAGCGGGGATCGTAGAGCATTGCGCGGGCGAGCGAGACCGCATCGGCCTTGCCCTCGGCAAGAATGCTTTCGGCCTGCCGCGCCTCGGTGATGAGGCCGACGGCGATGGTGGTGAGCCCGGTCTCCGCCTTGATCCGCTCGGCGAAGGGCACCTGATAGCCGGGCCCCACGGGGATCTTCTGCGCTGTCGACAGGCCGCCGGTGGAGACGTGGATGGCCGCCGCGCCCCGGCTCTTGAGGGCGCGGGCGAGTTCCAGCGTCTGGTCGAGGTCCCAGCCCTCCTCGACCCAGTCTGTCGCCGAGACGCGCATCCAGACCGGCTTGCCCGCCGGCACGGCCTCGCGCACCGCCTCGAAGCATTCGAGCGGGAACCGCATGCGGTTCTCCAGGCTGCCGCCGTACTGGTCGTCTCGGCGGTTGGAGAGCGGCGACAGGAACTGGTGCAGCAGATAGCCGTGGGCGCCGTGCAGCTCGACCGCATCGATGCCGAGGCGCATGGCGCGCCGCGCCGTGGCGACGAAGCCGTCGCGCACCCGCTTCAGGCCCTCCGCGTCGAGGGCGTGCGGCGGCACCTCGCCCTGCGCATGGGGAATCGCCGAGGGTGCCTCGGTGAGCCAGCCGTCGGCGGCTTGCGGAGCGATCTGCGCGCCGCCCTCCCAGGGGGCACGGCTCGACGCCTTGGGGCCGGCATGGTTGATCTGGATCGCCACCGGGATCGGCGCGTAGCCGCGCACCGCGTCGAGCACGCGGGCCAGCGCCCGCTCGGTGGCATCGTCGTAGAGGCCGAGGTCGCCCGGTGAGATCCGCGCCTCCGGCGAGACCGCCGTCGCCTCCAGGGTGAGGAGGCCGGCGCCCGACTGCGCGAGCTGGCCGAGATGCATCAGGTGCCAGTCGGTCGCCGCGCCGGCCAGCGCCGAGTACTGACACATCGGCGCGATGATGATGCGGTTTTCGAGCTCCAGGTCGTCCAGGCGCAGGGGCTCGAACAGGCGGGCGGACATCGGCGGGCTCCGGGAGCGGGGTCGGCAACTGGCGGCCTATCTGGGACAGGCGGGTCCCGGCCACCAGCCCGGAACCGCGCATGGGACACCCGAGATCCCACCACAAGATCCCGGGTGCAGGCTTCCCCCGGCGGCCGGCTCCCCCATCTCACCCCGTGCGCAGCGCGATGAGGGCCGTTCGGGATGGGGTTGCTGGTCGAGGGCGAGTGGCACGACAAGGGCTACGACACCTCCAAATCCGGCGGGCGCTTCGAGCGCTCGGCCGCCGCCTTCCGCAACTGGGTGACGCCCGACGGTGCGCCCGGCCCCTCGGGCGAGGGCGGGTTCGAGGGCGAGGCGGGGCGCTATCACCTCATCGTCGCGCTCGCCTGCCCCTGGGCCCACCGCACCCTGATCGTGCGCCGGCTGAAAGGTCTGGAGGAGGCGATCTCGGTCTCGGTGGTCTCGCCGTACATGCGAGAGGAGGGCTGGGTCTTTCAGGCCGAGGAGGAGGGCGGCGTGCCGGGCTCGACCGCCGATCCGCTGTTCGGCGCCAAGCGGCTCTACGAGATCTATGTCCGCGCCAAGCCGGACTATTCCGGACGCGTCACCGTGCCGGTGCTGTGGGACAAGCGGCGCGGGACCATCGTCTCGAACGAATCGGCCGAGATCATCCGGATGCTGAACGGCGCCTTCGGCGCGTCCGGGCCGGACCTCTACCCGGAGGCCCTTCGCGGCGAGATCGATGCGATCAACGGGCGCGTCTACGACCGGGTCAACAACGGGGTCTACAAGGCGGGCTTCGCCACTACGCAAGAGGCCTACGAGGACGCCTTCACCGCCCTGTTCGCCGAACTCGACGCGCTCGAAGACCGGCTCGACCGGCAGCGCTACCTCTGCGGATCGGCGCTGACCGAGGCCGACATCCGCCTGTTCACCACCCTGGTGCGGTTCGATGCGGTCTATGTCGGGCACTTCAAGTGCAACCGGCGGCGGATCGCCGACTACCCCAATCTGTCGAACTATCTGCGTGACCTCTACGCCCTGCCGGGCGTGGCGGAGACGGTGAACCTCGACCAGATCAAGCGCCACTATTACGGCAGTCATCCGGGCATCAACCCGACGGGAATCGTGCCGCTCGGTCCCGAACTCGACTTCGATGCGCCCAACGATCGCGCCCTGCGCTTTGCCGGTTGAACACAGCCGCCCCGCAGGAAATATCCATCGCGACAAGCGGCAACCAAGGCCGCCCAGGAGGAACACCACGCCATGACGACCCGTTCGCGCGCGCCGCTTCTCGCGCTCCTCGGCCTGCTCGCCGCAGCGCCGGCCTCGGCCCAGCAGGCCGAGGTGACCATGACCGGCCGGTGCGAGCGGCTGGTGATCGGCGGCCTCGACATCACCCAGAACTGCAAGGAACAGCTCGTCAACACGGTCTCGCGCGGGCGCACCACCTTCGATTTCGCCGCCTGGGACGGGCAGTCGCTGAGCTTCAGCGGCGCGGGGGCGCAGCACGAGCAGACCGAGGAGACCGAGCAGCTTCAGCCGATCAGCCTCGTGGTGCCGGGCATGAAGAACAGCGAGGGCATCGTCCGCAGTCCCGCACCTGCGGTCGGTGCCTGCAAGTTCTCGCGCCCGGAGCCGGGCAAGACCATGATCGCCTGCGAGGCGACCTCGCAGGGCAAGACCTATGCGGGCGTGTTCATCACCGATGCGAAGTCCACCGCCGAGCCCGGTCGGGACGGGGCCAAGGATGCTGCGACGGACGCGGCGAAGGAGAAGCCTTCCGGCGCGCCGAAGCCCTGAGCGGGATTCGTTCCCCGAAGGAGACACGAAAACGTCTGGTCAGCGGCGCGGCGAAGCCCCATGTAACGGGCTGCTGCGCTGCACCCGTGCTCGGCAGGCAGCCAACCGCGTTTTTGTGATCGTTCGAGGGCTCCATGCTCGAAGCCAACGCCGCCGCCGGCGCTCCCGCCGACGGCCTCATCAAGGACACCACCACGGCGGGCTTCCGGCAGGACGTCATCGCCGAATCGATGAACCAGCCGGTGATCGTCGATTTCTGGGCGCCCTGGTGCAGTCCGTGCAAGCAGCTCACGCCGGTTCTCGAGAAGGTGGTGCGTGCGTCGAGCGGGCGGGTGAAGCTCGCCAAGCTCAACATCGACGAGCATCCCGGCGTCTGGCAGCAGATCGGCCAGCAGCTCGGCCTGCAATCGATCCCCGCCGTGATCGCGATCGACCGCGGCCGCCCGGTGGACGCCTTCATGGGCGCCGTGCCGGAATCCGAGGTGCGCGCCTTCGTCGACCGGCTCGCCGGCCCCTCCGAGATTGATCAGGTGCTCGAGGAGGCCGCCGCGGTCGCCTCGGCCGGCGATCTCGCCTCGGCCTCCGAGCTCTACGCCGCGGTGCTGCGCGAGGAGCCGGAGAACCTCAAGGCCATCGCGGGTCTGGCCAAGACACAGCTCGAACTCGGCGAGACCGAGAACGCTCGCCAAGTGCTCGCCATGGTGCCGCCGGCCAAGGCCGACGACCCGTTGCTCGCGGGCGTGCGCGCGGCGCTCGAACTCGCCGATCAGGCCGAGAGCCTGGGCGACCTCGCGGGCCTGCAGAAGCGAATCGAAGCCGACGGAAACGATTTCCAGGCGCGGTTCGACCTCGCCCTCGGTCTCAACGCCGCCGGCAAGCGCGACGAGGCGGTCGACCAACTCGTCGCCATCGCCCGGGCCGATCGGAACTGGAACGAGGACGCGGCGCGCAAGCAGCTGCTTCAGTTCTTCGAGGCCTGGGGGCTGATGGACCCGGCTGCGATCCGCGGACGCCGCCAACTCTCGACGCTGCTGTTCTCGTGAGGCACAGTCCCCGCGAGAGCGTCACGGCGACCGAAGCCTTCGGACGGGGTGCCCCACACCCCCTCCTTCAGCAGGAAAGCCGCGCATGAGCCCGCAGCCGAGCTGCAAGTCGCCGGCGGAGTGCCCCGCCATCATTCCGGTCTTCCCGCTGCCCGGCGCGTTGCTGCTGCCGCGGGGGCAGATGCCGCTCAACATCTTCGAGCCGCGCTACCTCGCCATGGTGGACGATGCGCTGCGCTCCGAGCGGATCATCGGCATGATTCAGCCGGACGCCGAAGGCGGCAGCTCGCCGCTCAGCCCCCGGCTCTACCGGGTCGGCTGCGCCGGACGGATCAGCCAGTTCGCCGAGACCGGCGACGGGCGCTACCTGATCTCGCTCACCGGCATCAGCCGCTTCCGGGTCGAGAGCGAGCTCGCCGTCACCACCGCCTACCGCCGCTGCCAAGTCTCCTACGACGGCTTCTCCCAGGATTTCGAGGCGCGAGCCGGCGAGGAGGCCGTCGACCGCGAGGGCGTGCTGCGGGCCCTGCGCAACTTCATCGAGGCCAACGAGCTTCAGGTCGATTGGGCCGGTATCGAGGAGGCGCCGAACGAGGCGCTCGTCAACGCGCTGTGCATGATGAGCCCGTTCGGGGTGCGCGAGAAGCAGGCGATGCTGGAAGCGCCCGATCTCAAGACGCGGGCCGAGGTGCTGATCGCCGTGACCGAGATGGAGCTGGTTCGCGCCAGCGGCGCGGAACCGACGCTGCAATGAGTTTCTGCGCCCCGCGGTCGGTTCTGCCGAGCGTGGGACAGCCTACCGAGAAGTGACAGGAAACATGGCCGACACCTCTGCCCCGCCCGTCGAAGCGACCCGAGTCGATCCCCGCCTGCTTGAACTCCTCGTCTGCCCGCTGACCAAGGAGCCGCTGGAATACGACGCCGCCCGTGAGGAGCTGATCAGCCGCTCCGCCAAGCTCGCCTACCCGATCCGCGACGGCATCCCGATCATGCTGCCGGAAGAGGCGCGTTCTCTCACGGAATGACGGCAGCGCGTCGGCGTCGTTCGGACCGTCTCGCGCATGAGAAAGGGCGCCCGGCTCTCGCCGGGCGCCCTTCTTATTCGAACTCAGAGCGGGTTTAGCGGCCCTGCTGGATCGCCGAGAGCAGCCAGGGGCCGCCGGGCTCGCGCACGAAGGTCCAGAACTCCTTGGCCTCCTGCGGGCCGTTCTCGACATGGCGGTTGGTGGCGCGCTCGAACACTTCGTCACGCAGCGAGAAGCGCATGGCGACGGTGGCGAACTCGACCGGACCCTCGCGCCAAGCCTCGGACAAGTCGCCCTGAAGCAGCTTCACGTCCGAGATCCGGTTGACCACGCCGCGGGCGGCGTTGGCGCGCAGATCCTCCTCGAAGTAGCCGACCATCTCCGGCGTCGCGAGACGGCGAAGGGCGGCGACATCCTCGCGGCCATAGGCGCCCTGGATCTCTTGGAGCGAGCGCTCGAAGGCCTGGAAGTCGTCCGGCTGGACCTGCACCGGCTGCAGCCGTGCGCCGCCGCTGGAGCTGCCACCCATCGGGTTCATGCCCGCGTTCACGCCACCCTGGAGGCCGCCCTGCGGCGGCAGACCGGAGCGGGCATGGGGCGCATTGCCGGCCATGGCGGGCTGGTTGCCCTCCTGGCGGCGGCGGAAGAAGCGCACGACGAACATCACCAAGAGCGCGATCAGGCCGATCTGGAAGATCAGGCCGATGAATGAGCCGATGCCGCCAAGGCCGCCGGACAGGCCGGCGCCGAGCAGGGCACCGATCAGGCCCGCGCCGAGCATGCCGCCGAGGAAGCCTCCGCCGAAGCGCGAGCCGCGGTTCTGCGCCGCCATGCCGGGATTGTTGAAGCCGGGGCTCGGGCTCGTCTGGGAGCGCTGGATCGGGCTCATCGCGCCCGGCGAAGTCGCGGTGGAGGGCGGCGCGCTGAAGGTCTTCGAGCCGCGCGAGCCCATGCCGCTGCCGCCGCCCGGCCGTGCATCGACGGCGGGCGCCGCCAGGGCGAGCGAAGCCGCGAGCGCGAGCAGGGTCACGACGCGCCGGCGGGGCGCGGGGGAGGAAGCCATCGAAAAAACCTCGGTCACCAAAAGGAGCGGAATGCTCCTTCTTTAGATGGGGACGTTCGGCGCGGGTTTTTAGTCCCGCTCAAGCTCGACTTTTTTGACGATGCGGCGGATTTTTTCGTCCGTTCGCGTCGCCGGCGGCCCTGCGGACCCCAAAACGCTCAGCGCGCGGCGGGGAAGACGAGCCGCACGGTCGCGCCCTCGCCGGGCCGGCTCTCGATCGAGATCGTGCCGTTCTGGCGTTTCATCAAGCCGTGGACGATGGCGAGCCCCGCGCCCCGTCCGGATTCGCGGGTCGTGGCGAAGGGGGCGAGGGCCCGGGACAGCATCTCGGGCGACAGCCCGTGCCCGCTATCCGACACCGTGAGACCGACGGCTCCGGCCTCGGGGCGCTGCAGCGAGCGGTCGCCGGGCTCGATCGCGAACAGCGCCACGCGGACGCAGCCCCGCCCGGCCATCGCCTCGCAGGCATTGGCGAGGATGTGGCCGAGCGCCAGTTCGAGCTGGATCGGGTTGCACAGGGCCGGCGGCAGATCGTCGGGAATCGTCAGATCGAGATCGATGCCCGGCGGCAGGCTCGGGCGGAGCCGGTCGATACCCGCCCGCACCGCCGCGCCGAGATCGACGGGCCGCAGGTCGGGGGCGATCCGCCGGGAATGGGCGAGGAGCTGGCGGGTCAGAATGGCGGCCCGTTCGGAGGCCTCGGTGGAGCGCGTGATCGCCCTCTGGATGAAGGGCTCGGGCCGGTCGCCGAGACGCCGCTTCAGCCCGTCGATGTAGCCGATCAGGATCTGCAGGAAGTTGTTGAACTCGTGCGCGACGCTGTTGGTCAGGAGACCGAGCGCCTCGCGCTGCCGCGACAGGGCGAGGGCGTCCTCCGCGTCCCGCCGGCGCGTCACGTCGATGATCTGACCGAGGAAGCGGGGGGCGTCGCCGGCGCCGGGCAGGACGGCGAGATGGATCTCGCCCCAGAACGAGGCGCCGCCGCCGCGGGCGAACAGCAGTTCGAAGCGTCCCGCTTCGCCGCGGGCCAGCGCCTCGCGCACGGGCCCCCAGCCGGCGTGATCGCCGTGACGGCAGGCGAGCGCTTCGATCGCCTGCCCGACGAGCTCGGTCTCGCCGAGCCCCGTCAGCACCAGCAGGGCGGAGTTGACGGATCTGATCACCGGACCGGCCGCTCCCTGCTCCAGAACGAGTGCGGGCAAGGGCAGCATCGCGAGAGGCATCGCGAGCGTGAGATGATCGGGCTCCGCCGCAGGATCCGGCGTGGTGGAGGGGGCGGCCTCGGCGGTCATCGTGGGACGCCGCCGCCACGGAAGGGAGATCCGGCCGGGACCGGACGCGCCGGGTCAGCGGGCGACCGGGCGGGCGGGCGGATCGGATCGGTGTCGGAGTTCGGCGGAAGCATGACCTTCAACGCCCGAACCCCGATCCGGATCAGCGGTTGGCCGTGGTGGCGGGCGAGGCGTCGTTGTTGAGGCTGACCCAGGCCTTGCCGTCCTGCCCCTCGCGCTTGACGAAGCTGTAGCCGGTGCGCTGCCAGGGCAGCACGGCGTTGGTCTTGTTGTCGAGGATCAGGTCGCCCCGGTCGGTGCGCACCATCAGCACCGCGTGACCCTCGCCGATCTCGTCGATCACCACCGTCATGCGCAGCGCCCGGCGGGGCAGGCGCCGCTCCACCAGCATGCGGCGCTTGAGGAGCTGGATGTCCTCGCAGTCGCCGAAGCCGTCATCGGGGAAGTCCCACCGGTCGACGACGCCCCAATGGGCCATGTCGGTGATCGGCTTGATCCGGGCGTTGACCCGGCGATTCACGGTGGTGAGCGTGTGCCAGATCGCGGGCGTCAGGGTGACGAGGGCCGGCTCTCCGGGATCGACCGTGCATTCGGCCGGGTAGCGGGCGCAGAAATCGTTCCAGGCGGCGACGGGCCGGGCCGGGGCACCGGGATCGGCGACGGTGCCGGCCTCGGGCAGGCCGGCGGCGCTGCGCGCCTGGCTCGGCTGGATCGGCGCCGCGGCACCGCCGAGCAGCAGGGTCGCGCCGACGAGGGACAGATGGGCGACCCGGCCGAGGCGCCGTCTCACGTCCGCGCTGGGGAACGCCGATCCACTGCCGACGCCCCGAAGCACCGCGTACCGCATGGCCGACCGTCCCGCAGCCCCTTGTTTCCCGGCGAAGCTTGCACGGGCCGGCGCCCGGCTCAATACGAAAGTGAAGGAAGGATGAAGGCGGATTGCCGCTTCTCCGTGCCGGGCCGAGACAACCTCGCCCGGGCTGGCAATCCGGCCACACCGGCTGCCCGTTCTTACGCGCTCTCCGTCGGCCGTGCGGGATCGATCCGCGAAGCGGGCCGCGCTCAGCGGTTCGCCGTGGTGACGGGCGAGCTGGCTCCGCCCAGCGAAACCCATGCCAGGGCGTCCTGCCCCTCGCGCTTGATGAACACGTAGCCGGTCTGGGCCCAGGTCAGCACCGCGTTGGTCTTGTTGTCGAGGATGTAGTCGCCACGGTCGGTGATGAGGGTGAGAACGGCGTGGCCCTCGCCCTTCTCGTCGATCACCACGGTCATCCGCATCGCCCGGCGCGGCAGGCCCGCCGCGGCCAGCATCTTGCGCTTCAGGAGCTGGAAGTCCTCGCAATCACCCCGTCCGTCCTCGGCGAGATCCCAGCGGTCGGGCCGGCCCCAATGCTCCTGATCGGTGACGGGGTCGATCGACCGGTTCACCCGACGGTTGATCGAGACGATCGTCGACCAGATCGCCGGGGTCAGCGCGATCCGGGCGGGCTCGGCCCGATCGAAGGCGCATTCCGCCGGATAGGACTGGCAGAACTCGGTCCAGGCCAGGATCGGCCGGGCCTCGGCTCCCGCGGTCAGCCCCGCGCCCGGTGCGGGCAGCGCGGCCATCTGGGATGCGCTCTGGGCAGCCGTCTGAGCCCGGGCGCTTGCGCCGAGAAGGCTGACGCAGACGGTCAGCATCAGAAGCCCGATCTGGAGCCCCGTCTTGAGATGACCCGTTCCGGTGGTGCGCATCGCGGCGTTTCCTTCGAACGAGGCCAGGATGTCGCCGCACCCCCTCCGCCGCGCTGAAGCCGATCCGCGCAATTTTATCGATTCGCCCCGGCAACGATCCGCCCCTGCGCGAGGGCGAATTGCGGCTCACGGATCTGCGCCGAATTGAGGAGAAAACGTTAGGCGCCGGGTAACCTTGAGGCGCGCCGGGGTGCCGTCCTCAGAGGCTTGCGGGAATCGCTGCGCGAGGCCGGAACGACGGCGGTGGGAAGCCGGGGATCGTCGGTGGGCTTACGGAGCCAAGTCCGCCCGCGCGGTTCCGCCTTCGTGGACGGATCGAATGGAGGGCCGAACAGCGACGTCGGGCCGGCCGGTACGGCGAAGGCCGTGTCCGGTCCCCGACCGGACTTGCCGGGGCCGTGTCCGGTCCCCGACCGGACTTGCCGCATCAGAGGGCGAAATCGGTCCGACCGATGACGCGGCCGCGGATCGCAGCACGAGCGCAGTCTGTTGCGCGCCCCGAACCGCAACGCGCGCGCACCGAGGTCAGAGCGTGATGCCCTCGTGAAAGCGGTCGGGGGAGATCGGCAGCATGAACTGGGCGCCGATGCCGCCCTCGAAGTAGCGCACCACCCGCCCGGGGGTGGAGCCGACCATGATGTGCGTGCCGATCGGCGGAGCGGAGGCGGTCGCCAGCGCCACGCCGGACATCGAGATGTCGATGATCCGGGCCGCAATGAACCGGCCGCTCTCCAGGCGCAGGGTCACGCCGGGCTGGTTTGGCACGAGCCGCTCGTTGGTCCGGCCCTCCGGCAGGCCGAGGCTCTCACGGTTGGCAAGCCACATCAGCTGGGAGGCGATCTTGTCACGCTTGCGCGGTGTCGCGTTGATCCGCATCGCGAAGCCCCGCGGCGGATGGCGTACGATCACCCCTTCCAGCCGGCCGATTTGTTCGAGATACAGCACCACGCGCTCGCCGAGCGCCCCGATCACGGCGCAGGTCAGGCGGATGCCGCCCGGGGACATATCCACGGTCTGGCAGGGATATTCCCGCCGGTCGGCCAGCATGTAGCGGCCGAGCAGAGTCGCGCGCACCCGCTGGTGCCGCCGCTGTTCGGCGGCGAAATCCGGCAGAGAGGTGGCCGTCCCGGCTCGGGAAAGCTCGGTCATGTCAGCTCGGCAGTCTCGATGTCGCAATCGAATCACTAGCCGCGCCACGGTTACAAAAGGCTTGCTTGCACCCCGAAGGTGAACTGCCGACCGTCACGAAAGCGGGATCAGGTCCCGGCCACCGGACGATCCGGCCCGGCGGTCGGACGGTCCCGGAGAAGGAGGCCCGAAATCCGACCGCGAAGAATCAGGCGTTGCCGCGCCCGCCTTCGTGAACCAGCAGGTGGCCGAACCGGACGGGGCGGGCATCGTTGGCCGGCTCGGGCAGCGCGTCCACGAAGGTCCGCATCGCCGCCGGCTCGGGCACGAGCGTCTCGAGCACCCGCAGGGAGACGGTTTCGAGGCGCAGGATCGGCCGGGTGCCGAGCCACGGCGGAATGCAATGTGGGCTCAAGGAGCCGAGAATGCGCGCCTGCGTCTTTCCCCGGTGGCGCAGCGGCAAGAGCAGCAATTCGAGGTCGAGGGTCTCGTCCCGGACGGTGGCGCCGGTCAGTCCCGCGACGACGCCCACCGTATCGCAGGCGACGGTCTCGATGAGTTGCCAGGGGTCGGTGAAGGGGAGCGCCCGGTCGGCCCACAGGTCGACGAAGGCGGTGCCCCGTAATTCGCGCCCGAACAGGGCGCACAGGCGGGTTCCGGCGAGGCGCACCGCGCTCGTGCGTCGCGCCGGATCGGTTTCCAGGATGAAGCTGTCGGCGAGCAGGTTACGGATCTCTCCGGGCTCGATCTCGCCCCGCTCCGGCGCGGCCCGCTCTCCGCGCAGCCGGTCCCAGTAGGCGTGAAGCTGACGGCTTGTCGGATGCTTCATGGTGTTCCGTATCGGTACGGCCCGGGTCCGGATGGGCCCTGTCTTTGATCGGTCCGGCACGAAAAGCGTCCTCACGCGCCGTTCGTGGAGATCGTCCGCACACCCTATGCCGTCCCGTTCGGTGGCGCTCGCGCAACCCATTCTTAACCTTAACGGCCGGTGGACGAACTCGCCCGCAATTGAGCGATCCCGCGGCGGCCCGGCGCCGATTGGCCCTTGCGGCGCCGCGCATCCCCCCGCCATGGTGCAGCATGGATGCCTCCCCCGATCTGCCGCGCCAGGGCCGCGTGCCCGTCTTCAACCTGCCGGGAATCGTCACCGCCTCGATCGCGGTGCTAGCCGCGATCCACGTCGTCCGCAGCGTCGTGCCGGACGAGACCGACCTGTCGGTGCTGCTCGACCTCGCCTTCATACCGGCCCGATGGACCGCCGCCTTCGATCCCAACTCCGCGGCCGACATCATCCGGGCGGCGGGGGAGGGCGCGACCGGACCCGAAATGGCCTCGGCACGGCAGGAATTCGCCCGCTACCTCGTCGCCGACCCGTCGGCGATGCCCTGGACCGGCGTGACCTACGCCCTGCTGCACGGCTCCTGGGTGCATCTGATCTTCAACGCGGTGTGGCTCGCCGTCTTCGGCACCCCGGTCGCGCGCCGCTACGGCGCCCTGCGCTACGGGCTGCTGGCGCTCGCGGGAATCGTGGCGGGCGCCCTCGTCCACCTCCTCGTCGACCCCTACAGCCTGATGCCGCTCGTCGGCGCCTCGGCCGGCATCTCGGCCCTGATGGCGGCGGCGGCCCGCTTCGTGTTCCAGCCTCCGCCGCCCTTCGCGGCAGGGGCGCCCTGGCAGCTGCCGCCGCGGCCGCGGCTTCAGACCATTCCCGAATTGCTGCGCAACCGGCCGGCGGTTCTGTTCCTTGCGGTCTGGTTCGTCACCAACCTGCTGTTCGGCGTCCTCGCCCTGCCGCTCGGAGGCAGCGAGGGGCCGATCGCCTGGGACGCGCATCTCGGCGGCTTCGCCGCGGGCTTCTTCCTGCTGCCGCTGATGGAGCGGGGCAGCGCCGGGCGGCGCGGGTAGAACCGCCCGAGGCGCCCCCGCTGCGGGCCCGTGCAACCGTTAAGCCGGGCCGGTCGACGGCCTCGTCTCGGTCGCTTGCCGGGTCGGCCGAAGCAGCCTGTGTCATTGCTGCCACGTGGCGTTTTCTTTGAAATGAAGGCGGCAATAAACGCCGCCACTCGTCCGTCGGTTATGTGAACGAGCGCGGATTAAGAAAATTTTGCAGATGATCGCCTCGTTCCTGATGGAGAGTGGAACCCGGTGAAACATCGAGCAGCCGTCATCGCCCGTCTCGGGCTTGCCCTATCCGCCGCGTGGGGCCTCGGCGGTACAGCCGCCCATGCCGCCTCCGCTGCGCAGCCCGGCCAGACCATCGGTGTGCCGTTCGGAGCGCCGTTCCCCAAGGGCTTCTACGCCGTCAATCTGTCGAGCTTCGGC
Proteins encoded:
- a CDS encoding PilZ domain-containing protein; protein product: MTELSRAGTATSLPDFAAEQRRHQRVRATLLGRYMLADRREYPCQTVDMSPGGIRLTCAVIGALGERVVLYLEQIGRLEGVIVRHPPRGFAMRINATPRKRDKIASQLMWLANRESLGLPEGRTNERLVPNQPGVTLRLESGRFIAARIIDISMSGVALATASAPPIGTHIMVGSTPGRVVRYFEGGIGAQFMLPISPDRFHEGITL
- a CDS encoding PAS domain-containing protein, whose amino-acid sequence is MKHPTSRQLHAYWDRLRGERAAPERGEIEPGEIRNLLADSFILETDPARRTSAVRLAGTRLCALFGRELRGTAFVDLWADRALPFTDPWQLIETVACDTVGVVAGLTGATVRDETLDLELLLLPLRHRGKTQARILGSLSPHCIPPWLGTRPILRLETVSLRVLETLVPEPAAMRTFVDALPEPANDARPVRFGHLLVHEGGRGNA
- a CDS encoding rhomboid family intramembrane serine protease, with product MDASPDLPRQGRVPVFNLPGIVTASIAVLAAIHVVRSVVPDETDLSVLLDLAFIPARWTAAFDPNSAADIIRAAGEGATGPEMASARQEFARYLVADPSAMPWTGVTYALLHGSWVHLIFNAVWLAVFGTPVARRYGALRYGLLALAGIVAGALVHLLVDPYSLMPLVGASAGISALMAAAARFVFQPPPPFAAGAPWQLPPRPRLQTIPELLRNRPAVLFLAVWFVTNLLFGVLALPLGGSEGPIAWDAHLGGFAAGFFLLPLMERGSAGRRG